Proteins encoded together in one Pseudoxanthomonas sp. Root65 window:
- a CDS encoding DUF6671 family protein has product MNAVLASLQTSPSVYAGCSAALLTQHGKEALLGPILDEVLGCHLVHVDSYDTDLLGTFTREVPRAATQLETAAKKARLGMELAGLRLGLGSEGSVGMDPVTGLIPWCYEVLVWIDADRGLEVVGRAHASACAGSRRVTSWEEAQAFAAHHMFPSHALVARPSHADHGSIYKGIQDPDSLRRTYERARADADDGVVFLEVDARAHLNPTRQAVIRQAGLDLVAKLRTLCPACQSPGFGLARRLPGLLCGNCGTPTAEFKGAVMACVACGDETEERIAEAWADPAHCPECNP; this is encoded by the coding sequence ATGAACGCCGTGCTCGCAAGCCTGCAGACGTCGCCGTCGGTGTACGCGGGCTGTTCGGCCGCCTTGTTGACCCAGCACGGCAAGGAGGCGCTACTAGGTCCGATCCTGGATGAGGTCCTTGGATGTCATCTGGTGCATGTGGACTCCTACGACACCGATCTGCTGGGCACCTTCACACGCGAGGTGCCGCGTGCCGCGACCCAACTTGAAACCGCAGCCAAGAAGGCCCGGCTGGGCATGGAGCTGGCCGGCTTGCGACTGGGGCTGGGCAGCGAGGGCAGTGTGGGCATGGATCCGGTGACAGGTCTGATCCCCTGGTGCTATGAGGTGCTGGTCTGGATCGATGCCGATCGCGGGCTGGAGGTGGTCGGACGCGCGCACGCCAGTGCCTGCGCAGGATCCCGCCGCGTCACCTCGTGGGAGGAAGCGCAGGCCTTTGCCGCCCATCACATGTTTCCGTCGCATGCGCTGGTGGCGCGCCCGAGCCATGCCGACCACGGCAGCATCTACAAGGGCATCCAGGACCCGGACAGCCTGCGCCGCACCTACGAGCGCGCCAGGGCCGACGCGGACGACGGCGTGGTGTTCCTGGAGGTTGATGCGCGCGCGCACCTGAACCCGACGCGTCAGGCGGTGATCCGGCAGGCGGGCCTGGATCTGGTGGCCAAGCTGCGGACGCTCTGCCCGGCATGCCAGTCCCCAGGGTTTGGCCTCGCGCGACGCTTGCCGGGATTGCTCTGTGGAAACTGCGGCACGCCGACCGCCGAATTCAAGGGCGCGGTCATGGCATGCGTGGCGTGCGGCGACGAGACAGAAGAACGTATTGCCGAGGCCTGGGCCGATCCGGCCCATTGTCCCGAGTGCAATCCATGA
- a CDS encoding winged helix-turn-helix domain-containing protein → MDSTWTFFSNHSHVLFCLAAEPQQTLREVAAKVGITERAVQRIVAELEAAGVLERHRDGRQNTYRINRRVPLRHPLEAHCRIGDLIDVVVAR, encoded by the coding sequence ATGGACTCCACCTGGACCTTTTTCAGCAATCACAGCCATGTGCTCTTCTGCCTGGCCGCAGAGCCGCAGCAGACATTGCGCGAGGTGGCGGCTAAGGTTGGGATCACCGAACGGGCGGTGCAGCGCATCGTGGCCGAACTGGAGGCAGCCGGTGTTCTGGAGCGGCATCGCGACGGGCGGCAGAATACCTACCGCATAAACCGTCGTGTGCCCCTGAGGCACCCCTTGGAAGCACACTGCAGGATCGGCGACTTAATCGATGTGGTGGTGGCGCGATAG
- a CDS encoding EAL domain-containing protein: MKVVRLVGVLLGLVISVGLLLAILLDRAARIEAARRQSMAVTVGVDRLLHLEIRNLERALRGMAVVADGYADDRRDRERWDLSGEIRGVIARHAELQDIDLYRRDGRALYRGVRPSGDHTLPDVDINLTASTLRVAPLVHAGRTEPIVPLMLQTPERNWLVARLRTSELQRMLEDLDVGEQGSVGILTAQGIVLARRGASGAHVGKRVPVPAALLPGSTVQQDLVSTLDGVERFASFSSTSGYPFVVAAGLAKREALAHWRSQAAIAVSLLVLYWAVTLYLLWKSSRLEAARDRAHDALSRHADWLAKAQLASQTGVWAMERNSEQVQASDHAARLFGFPAVSGPLPLSAFFQRMHESDRAQVETEFARAWEEGKSFHAEYRILLPDGRQRWISAQGAPVHDGDEAPRMTGTVMDITQRRHQEEQVERAEAQFRELFELNPLPFWVFDIHSLRFLAVNAAAIRRYGYTREEFLAMTILQIRPSHEGAAVRASVDDPAEPRDADRVWLHRTRDGREMHVRIHSSSIRFDGRDARLVLAEDVSERVAYEADLAWRAAHDEATGLPNVRAFLKALDTIGTEEPDAAYAVIHLQIRELDLVASTLGPRARDAIILEVARRLSSSVGAARAIAYRPANVFLAAVPSVEWDAAVDALRAVLETPVVSESGSHRIEAWIGIAFQQRPGQPAEEVVSHAALAALHARAENAPIMHYTDALAESANKRIATVGKLRSALAGDEFELHFQPIRRVCDGRVVAAEALLRWRSQEGYVSPASFIPLSEESGLIVPIGEWVIDQAAWAQSVLSAAGFPEVAVAVNVSAVQFMSASVPRLIRDASARYGLARGALHVELTESAMLRRPDTAKHAMEELQGDGVCVSVDDFGTGFSSMAYLRDLSLDHLKIDRRFVDHVDEDVGNASICRALVALGRGLGLTIIAEGVERAEEYTWLAEHGVDHAQGYYIARPAPLEQLVSWLKQAAGHV, encoded by the coding sequence ATGAAGGTGGTGCGTCTGGTCGGTGTCTTGCTGGGGCTGGTGATCAGCGTCGGTCTGCTGCTGGCTATCCTGCTGGATCGTGCTGCGCGTATCGAAGCCGCACGACGCCAGAGTATGGCGGTAACGGTAGGCGTAGACCGTTTGCTTCATCTCGAGATTCGTAATCTCGAACGTGCCCTGCGTGGCATGGCGGTGGTCGCGGACGGCTACGCGGACGACCGGCGCGACCGGGAGCGTTGGGATCTGTCGGGTGAGATCCGTGGCGTGATCGCGCGACATGCGGAACTTCAGGATATCGATCTGTACCGGCGGGACGGGCGCGCGCTCTATCGCGGTGTCAGGCCGTCGGGGGACCACACGCTGCCGGACGTCGACATTAACTTAACGGCATCGACGTTGCGTGTCGCACCGCTGGTGCACGCAGGCCGCACTGAACCAATCGTACCGTTGATGCTTCAGACGCCGGAAAGGAACTGGCTGGTGGCACGCCTGCGTACCTCAGAGTTGCAGAGGATGCTCGAGGATCTCGACGTCGGCGAACAGGGCAGTGTGGGAATCCTTACCGCACAGGGAATCGTCCTTGCGCGCCGGGGTGCCAGCGGCGCGCATGTGGGAAAGCGTGTGCCAGTTCCGGCCGCGCTGTTGCCGGGATCGACGGTCCAACAGGATCTCGTGAGCACGCTCGATGGTGTGGAACGGTTCGCCAGCTTCTCGTCCACCAGTGGCTACCCATTCGTCGTCGCTGCCGGGTTGGCTAAGCGTGAAGCGCTAGCGCACTGGCGCAGCCAAGCGGCGATTGCCGTCAGTCTGCTGGTGCTGTACTGGGCAGTCACGCTTTACCTGCTGTGGAAATCCTCCCGCCTAGAGGCCGCCCGTGATCGTGCCCATGACGCATTGTCGCGACATGCAGACTGGCTGGCCAAAGCCCAGCTGGCGTCGCAGACGGGGGTATGGGCGATGGAGCGGAACAGCGAGCAAGTGCAGGCCTCGGATCACGCCGCCCGCCTGTTCGGCTTTCCTGCTGTTTCCGGGCCTCTGCCGCTATCAGCGTTCTTTCAGCGGATGCACGAGAGCGACCGGGCGCAGGTGGAGACGGAATTCGCCCGCGCCTGGGAAGAAGGCAAGTCGTTCCATGCCGAATACCGCATCCTGCTGCCTGACGGACGGCAGCGCTGGATCAGCGCGCAGGGCGCGCCGGTACACGATGGCGACGAAGCGCCGCGGATGACGGGGACGGTCATGGACATCACCCAGCGCCGCCACCAGGAGGAACAGGTGGAACGCGCAGAAGCGCAGTTCCGCGAGCTGTTCGAACTGAATCCGTTGCCGTTCTGGGTCTTCGACATCCACAGCCTGCGGTTTCTCGCGGTGAATGCCGCCGCGATCCGGCGCTATGGGTATACGCGCGAGGAGTTCCTCGCCATGACGATCCTGCAGATTCGTCCTTCCCATGAGGGCGCGGCCGTGCGCGCAAGCGTGGACGATCCCGCCGAACCGCGCGATGCGGACCGTGTCTGGCTGCACAGGACCCGGGACGGACGGGAGATGCATGTGCGCATCCACAGCAGCAGTATCCGCTTCGACGGACGCGACGCGCGCCTGGTGCTGGCGGAAGACGTCAGTGAGCGCGTGGCCTACGAGGCCGATCTCGCGTGGCGTGCCGCGCACGACGAAGCGACGGGACTGCCGAATGTACGCGCGTTCCTGAAGGCACTGGACACGATCGGGACGGAAGAGCCCGATGCCGCCTATGCCGTGATCCATCTGCAGATAAGGGAACTCGATCTGGTCGCCTCCACACTGGGTCCGCGTGCACGCGATGCGATCATCCTGGAGGTGGCACGGCGCCTGTCGAGCTCGGTGGGAGCGGCGCGCGCGATCGCGTACAGGCCGGCCAACGTCTTCCTGGCCGCGGTGCCCAGCGTCGAGTGGGACGCGGCCGTCGATGCATTGCGGGCGGTGCTCGAGACGCCTGTCGTTTCCGAATCAGGAAGCCACCGGATCGAAGCATGGATCGGCATCGCGTTCCAGCAACGCCCCGGTCAGCCGGCTGAGGAGGTGGTGAGCCATGCGGCGTTGGCCGCCCTGCATGCGAGAGCGGAGAACGCGCCGATAATGCACTACACGGATGCCCTGGCCGAGAGTGCGAACAAGCGGATCGCGACGGTCGGCAAGCTGCGAAGCGCGCTTGCGGGCGACGAGTTCGAGCTGCACTTCCAGCCCATCCGTCGTGTGTGCGATGGACGCGTCGTGGCCGCCGAAGCCCTGCTGCGCTGGCGATCGCAGGAGGGCTATGTCTCTCCGGCGAGCTTCATTCCGCTGAGTGAGGAGTCCGGGCTGATCGTGCCGATAGGCGAGTGGGTGATCGACCAGGCGGCATGGGCACAGTCCGTGCTGTCCGCTGCGGGCTTCCCGGAGGTCGCGGTTGCGGTGAACGTCTCGGCTGTGCAGTTCATGTCGGCATCGGTTCCCCGCCTGATTCGCGATGCCAGCGCGCGCTACGGCTTGGCACGCGGCGCCCTGCACGTGGAGCTGACCGAAAGCGCGATGCTACGGCGCCCTGACACGGCGAAGCACGCGATGGAGGAGTTGCAGGGCGACGGCGTCTGCGTGTCGGTGGACGACTTCGGAACCGGTTTCTCCAGCATGGCCTACCTGCGGGACCTTTCATTGGATCACCTGAAGATCGATCGCAGGTTCGTCGACCATGTCGACGAGGATGTCGGGAATGCGTCGATTTGCCGGGCTCTCGTCGCCCTTGGAAGGGGACTGGGACTGACGATCATCGCCGAGGGGGTCGAGCGCGCGGAGGAATATACTTGGCTGGCCGAGCACGGCGTGGATCACGCGCAGGGCTATTACATCGCGCGGCCCGCGCCACTGGAGCAGTTGGTGTCTTGGTTGAAGCAAGCAGCCGGACACGTCTGA
- a CDS encoding SDR family oxidoreductase, with translation MDKEANATSSRQRVLQQEALKKAAAVPKPKKTPVQAGVRAQPKPPLPKQHLDKPGKEGDLQLEPKFLAPDYVGSGKLQGMAALVTGGDSGIGRAVAVLFAREGADVAVLYLDEHEDARVTAEHVEGEGRRCLLIAGDIRNPTFCEKAVAKTVKAFGQLDVLVNNAAFQQHAMRLEDIGDAQLEETLQTNIGGYFHMTRAALPHMQEGGCIINSGSETGIFGSQHLLDYSATKGAIHAFTQSLASNLLPRGIRVNAVAPGPVWTPLNPADKEAEDVATFGKDSDMGRPAQPEEISPAYVFLASPITASYVNGVILPVMGGPRG, from the coding sequence ATGGATAAGGAAGCCAACGCGACGTCCTCGCGTCAGCGGGTCCTGCAGCAGGAGGCGTTGAAGAAGGCTGCGGCCGTGCCCAAGCCGAAGAAGACGCCAGTGCAGGCCGGCGTACGCGCCCAGCCCAAGCCGCCGCTGCCGAAACAGCACCTCGACAAGCCGGGCAAGGAGGGCGATCTGCAGTTGGAACCGAAATTCCTGGCGCCTGACTATGTCGGCAGCGGCAAGCTGCAGGGCATGGCCGCCCTGGTCACAGGCGGCGATTCCGGCATAGGCCGCGCCGTCGCGGTGTTGTTCGCACGGGAAGGCGCGGATGTCGCCGTGCTGTACCTGGACGAACACGAAGATGCGCGAGTCACCGCCGAGCATGTCGAGGGCGAAGGCCGCCGTTGTCTTCTGATCGCTGGCGATATCCGCAATCCCACGTTTTGCGAGAAGGCCGTGGCGAAGACGGTGAAGGCATTCGGTCAACTCGACGTGCTCGTCAACAACGCCGCATTCCAGCAGCACGCGATGCGGCTGGAGGACATAGGCGACGCCCAACTCGAGGAAACGCTGCAGACCAATATCGGCGGTTACTTCCATATGACCCGCGCGGCCCTACCGCACATGCAGGAAGGCGGTTGCATCATCAATTCCGGCTCAGAAACCGGCATCTTCGGTAGCCAACATTTGCTCGACTACTCGGCGACGAAGGGCGCAATCCATGCGTTCACCCAATCGCTGGCCAGCAACCTGCTCCCGCGCGGCATCCGTGTGAATGCGGTGGCGCCGGGCCCGGTGTGGACGCCGCTGAATCCCGCTGACAAAGAAGCAGAGGATGTGGCAACGTTTGGCAAGGACAGCGACATGGGACGCCCCGCGCAGCCGGAAGAAATCTCGCCAGCCTATGTGTTCCTCGCTTCGCCGATCACGGCGTCGTATGTCAACGGCGTGATCCTGCCAGTGATGGGCGGTCCCCGCGGCTGA
- a CDS encoding glutaredoxin family protein, whose protein sequence is MNAPSQPHRKRATLYRMVMEQHLCPYGLKAKNLLRRQGFDVDDRWLTTREAVDAFKAEHQVTTTPQTFIDGERIGGYDDLRRHFGKPVSDPKATSYLPVITLFGMTLLMALAASHAVHGTPFTQRAGEWFIGFSMAVLALLKLQNVESFATMFLNYDLLAKRWVPYSYLYPFAEGLAGLLMIAGALTWISVPVALFIGTVGAVSVFKAVYVDRRELKCACVGGASNVPLGLVSLTENLMMVAMALWMALGALGLLPA, encoded by the coding sequence ATGAATGCTCCAAGCCAACCCCACCGCAAGCGCGCAACGCTTTATCGAATGGTGATGGAGCAGCATCTCTGCCCATACGGCCTGAAAGCCAAGAATCTGCTGCGACGCCAAGGTTTCGACGTCGACGACCGCTGGCTGACCACGCGCGAGGCGGTCGACGCCTTCAAGGCCGAGCATCAGGTGACGACCACCCCGCAAACTTTCATCGATGGCGAGCGCATCGGCGGCTACGACGACCTGCGCCGCCATTTCGGCAAGCCGGTGTCCGATCCCAAGGCGACGAGTTATCTGCCAGTGATCACACTGTTTGGCATGACCTTGCTGATGGCACTTGCTGCGAGCCATGCGGTCCACGGCACGCCCTTTACACAGCGCGCCGGCGAATGGTTCATCGGTTTCAGCATGGCCGTTCTGGCGCTGCTCAAGCTACAGAACGTCGAATCCTTCGCAACCATGTTCCTGAACTATGATCTGCTCGCAAAACGCTGGGTGCCTTATTCATACCTCTATCCCTTCGCCGAGGGACTGGCGGGTCTTCTAATGATCGCCGGGGCGCTGACCTGGATCTCGGTGCCAGTCGCGCTATTCATCGGCACGGTCGGCGCAGTTTCGGTGTTCAAGGCGGTGTACGTCGACCGCCGCGAACTCAAGTGCGCCTGCGTGGGCGGGGCGAGCAACGTGCCGCTTGGCCTCGTATCGCTGACCGAAAACCTGATGATGGTCGCCATGGCGCTCTGGATGGCGTTGGGCGCACTCGGCTTGCTGCCCGCCTAG
- a CDS encoding L-threonylcarbamoyladenylate synthase: protein MSRGGPTCSRPEVERAARVLANGGLVAFPTETVYGLGASARDPGALRRIFSVKGRPPDHPLIVHIAASHHLLAWASYIPDAARRLADAFWPGPLTLILPKAPGVPDEVTGGASTVGVRVPAHPVAQALLRHFGDGIAAPSANRYGRVSPTRARHVADALGDVVDLILDGGTCEIGLESTIVDLSDGTPRLLRPGAITRAMLEHVLGSSISLANPHGTPAPGQKPSHYAPKARVVLAAAEQAEATAARLAAEGCRVGHLAVAPSHHPAVWWLPLSLTVDKQAASLYQRLHEADALQLDIVVASLPRGHGIAEAIADRLIRAAGLGES from the coding sequence ATGAGCAGAGGGGGACCGACTTGCTCCCGTCCGGAAGTGGAGCGGGCGGCACGCGTGCTGGCGAACGGGGGGCTGGTGGCGTTCCCGACGGAGACGGTCTATGGCCTGGGCGCCTCGGCACGCGATCCTGGTGCGTTGCGGCGGATCTTCTCCGTCAAAGGGCGTCCGCCGGACCATCCGCTGATCGTGCATATCGCCGCAAGCCACCACCTGCTTGCGTGGGCCAGTTACATCCCGGACGCCGCGCGGCGGTTGGCCGACGCATTTTGGCCGGGCCCATTGACGCTGATACTGCCCAAGGCGCCAGGCGTACCCGACGAGGTCACGGGCGGCGCATCCACCGTAGGCGTGCGGGTACCGGCACATCCGGTCGCCCAAGCGCTGCTGCGCCACTTCGGTGACGGCATTGCCGCACCTTCGGCCAATCGCTACGGCCGCGTCAGCCCGACGCGGGCCAGGCATGTGGCCGATGCGCTCGGAGACGTGGTAGATCTGATCCTAGATGGGGGGACGTGCGAGATAGGTCTGGAGTCGACCATTGTTGACCTGTCTGACGGAACGCCGCGCTTGCTGCGCCCGGGCGCAATCACCCGTGCCATGCTTGAACATGTCCTGGGATCATCCATTTCCCTCGCGAATCCTCATGGCACACCCGCACCAGGTCAGAAGCCTTCGCACTACGCACCCAAAGCTCGCGTCGTCCTGGCGGCTGCCGAACAGGCAGAAGCGACGGCGGCCCGCTTGGCAGCGGAGGGTTGCAGAGTAGGGCATCTAGCTGTTGCACCGTCACACCATCCGGCTGTGTGGTGGCTCCCCCTTTCGCTGACAGTGGATAAGCAAGCTGCCAGTCTCTATCAGCGACTACACGAGGCCGACGCGCTGCAGCTCGATATTGTGGTTGCATCGTTGCCGCGTGGTCACGGAATCGCCGAAGCCATTGCCGATCGCCTCATCAGGGCTGCGGGATTGGGAGAAAGCTGA
- a CDS encoding SOS response-associated peptidase produces the protein MRRFVQAIAGVDQLTSALPAAIAQAVADTPARYNIAKGKPAHVVTMSDDRVVVLREMIWGLVPRWSKEPATPYTTVTARVDRASKSRIFAQAWQERRCLVPMSGYFKWDRQRKPPWPHFIQRRDGGVLMAAGLWEEWKGEEGSSLLSFTLLTAPNPAIPAPLTQDGPVFLEGAPAVRWLSGSLSSPRSLLRHAQRPLLESYTVSRAIAKTDVDAYTLLEPVDPEAEAALSMHPGEDEHPWDEE, from the coding sequence ATGCGCCGTTTCGTACAAGCCATCGCGGGCGTGGATCAACTGACCAGTGCTCTGCCCGCCGCCATTGCGCAGGCCGTCGCGGACACTCCGGCGCGCTACAACATCGCCAAGGGGAAGCCTGCACATGTTGTCACGATGTCCGACGACCGCGTTGTGGTCCTGCGTGAGATGATCTGGGGGCTCGTCCCCCGATGGTCCAAGGAACCCGCCACACCGTACACGACCGTTACTGCTCGGGTGGATCGCGCGTCGAAGAGCCGCATCTTCGCCCAAGCTTGGCAGGAGCGGCGTTGCTTGGTGCCGATGAGCGGCTACTTCAAGTGGGACCGTCAGCGGAAACCGCCCTGGCCCCACTTCATCCAGCGACGGGATGGCGGTGTCCTGATGGCGGCCGGCCTTTGGGAAGAATGGAAAGGAGAGGAAGGGTCATCGCTGTTGAGCTTCACCCTTCTGACAGCGCCCAACCCAGCGATCCCGGCACCGCTGACGCAGGACGGACCGGTCTTCTTGGAGGGCGCGCCTGCCGTGCGCTGGCTGAGTGGCTCGTTATCCAGTCCTCGTTCGCTGTTGCGGCATGCGCAGCGACCCCTCCTGGAAAGTTACACCGTGAGTCGCGCGATCGCGAAAACGGACGTGGACGCGTACACATTGCTGGAGCCTGTCGATCCGGAGGCGGAGGCCGCCCTGTCGATGCATCCCGGGGAAGACGAGCATCCTTGGGACGAGGAATGA
- a CDS encoding MerR family DNA-binding protein: MSLSIKKYAEAGGVGVETIRFYQRKGLLNTPEKGDGIRHYNAADVRRLRFIRMAQRAGFTLEEIRELLSLDSGQDRQRARELALVRIAKLDKQIVEMERARDYLQKLARQCTAKASGPCPILASFDG; this comes from the coding sequence ATGAGCCTGTCGATCAAGAAGTACGCCGAAGCGGGTGGTGTCGGCGTGGAGACCATCCGCTTCTACCAGCGCAAGGGACTCCTCAATACGCCAGAGAAAGGCGACGGCATCCGTCACTACAACGCAGCGGATGTCCGCCGCCTGCGATTCATTCGCATGGCGCAACGAGCCGGGTTCACACTCGAAGAAATCCGGGAGTTGCTGTCGCTCGACTCAGGACAGGATCGGCAACGAGCGCGCGAACTGGCCTTGGTCAGGATTGCCAAGCTCGACAAACAGATCGTGGAGATGGAGCGGGCACGGGATTACCTGCAAAAGCTCGCCCGGCAGTGCACCGCCAAGGCGTCCGGACCATGCCCAATCCTAGCGTCCTTCGATGGATAA
- a CDS encoding NADP-dependent isocitrate dehydrogenase, with protein sequence MSAQLKPAAVLLPAKTVAVAEGDGIGPEITRAVLRILAEADPGLAFQPLTVGLQAYLAGHSAGFDRRVIDAVTEHAVLLKGPITTPQGGGYKSVNVSLRKTFGLYANLRPCVAYHPFVATHHPGMDVVIVRENEEDTYAGIEHQQTDEVVQCLKLVSRPGCERIVRYAFEYARRHGRRKVTCMTKDNIMKLTDGLFHRVFDEIAREYPEIASDHMIIDIGTAKMAVDPRRFDVVVTPNLYGDILSDVAAEVAGSIGLAPSSNIGRHCAMFEAVHGSAPDIAGRDLANPSGLLLSAVMMLVHLGRAGAATAIHNAWLRTLEEGLHTADIFGPHSRRQVGTQAFAEAVVTRLGQRPRDIPAVDYPERTMSSAPVLLEAAAVSREKTLEGVDVFLHWDQAERNPDALGHPLQAIAGPDFRLALITNRGVKVYPSGLQQTTRTDHWRCRFQSVEGRRLTPSHIAALLLRMAEAGFEAVKTENLYAFDGVRGYSQAQGE encoded by the coding sequence ATGTCAGCCCAGCTCAAGCCTGCCGCCGTTCTGTTGCCCGCCAAGACCGTAGCCGTTGCCGAGGGCGACGGGATCGGACCGGAAATCACGCGAGCCGTCCTGAGGATACTCGCCGAAGCCGATCCGGGTCTGGCGTTCCAGCCGCTGACAGTGGGGCTGCAGGCGTACCTCGCCGGTCATTCGGCGGGCTTCGACCGTCGCGTCATCGATGCGGTCACCGAGCACGCGGTGCTGCTGAAGGGGCCCATCACGACGCCCCAAGGCGGTGGCTACAAGAGCGTGAACGTGTCCCTCCGCAAGACCTTCGGCCTGTATGCCAACCTGCGGCCCTGTGTGGCTTACCACCCCTTCGTCGCGACCCATCACCCCGGCATGGACGTGGTGATCGTGCGCGAGAACGAGGAAGACACCTATGCCGGCATTGAGCATCAGCAGACGGACGAGGTGGTGCAGTGCCTGAAACTGGTTTCCCGTCCGGGCTGCGAGCGGATCGTGCGCTACGCCTTCGAGTACGCGCGCCGGCACGGGCGGCGCAAGGTCACCTGCATGACGAAGGACAACATCATGAAGCTGACCGATGGGTTGTTCCATCGGGTGTTCGACGAGATCGCCAGGGAATACCCCGAGATCGCCAGTGATCACATGATCATCGATATCGGCACGGCGAAAATGGCCGTGGACCCCCGGCGCTTCGACGTGGTGGTCACGCCGAACCTCTACGGCGACATTCTTTCCGACGTGGCGGCCGAAGTGGCCGGTTCCATCGGCCTGGCGCCATCGTCCAACATCGGCCGCCATTGCGCGATGTTCGAGGCGGTCCATGGCTCGGCGCCGGATATCGCCGGACGCGATCTGGCCAACCCCTCGGGATTGCTGCTCAGCGCGGTGATGATGCTGGTGCACCTTGGCCGTGCGGGAGCGGCCACCGCCATCCACAATGCCTGGCTGCGCACGCTCGAAGAAGGTCTGCACACCGCCGACATCTTCGGCCCGCATAGCCGGCGGCAGGTCGGCACCCAGGCATTCGCCGAGGCGGTCGTCACGCGCCTGGGCCAGCGGCCGCGCGATATCCCGGCTGTGGATTATCCGGAACGCACCATGTCGTCGGCCCCAGTCCTGCTGGAAGCTGCCGCGGTATCGAGGGAAAAGACCCTGGAAGGCGTGGACGTCTTCCTGCACTGGGATCAGGCCGAACGCAATCCCGACGCGCTGGGCCACCCGTTGCAGGCCATCGCCGGCCCGGATTTCCGGTTGGCGCTCATCACCAATCGTGGCGTCAAGGTCTACCCCAGCGGTCTGCAGCAGACCACCCGCACCGACCATTGGCGATGCCGGTTCCAGAGCGTCGAGGGACGCCGGCTGACGCCCAGCCACATCGCAGCGCTGCTCCTGCGGATGGCCGAGGCAGGTTTCGAGGCCGTCAAGACCGAGAACCTCTACGCCTTCGATGGCGTCAGGGGTTATTCCCAGGCCCAGGGCGAATGA